In Candidatus Zixiibacteriota bacterium, a genomic segment contains:
- a CDS encoding YggS family pyridoxal phosphate-dependent enzyme, whose amino-acid sequence MNDLIAANLHDLRIGIAEACNRCGRDPTEITILAVTKTHPTETIRQAVSLGLSEIGESRVQEAEAKLLELGPIARYHLVGHLQTNKVKKAVQLFDVIQSVDSLRLAEEISRRAGEVGRTLDCCIEINSSGETQKYGVNPDHALGLVESLISLSHIKLCGFMTVGPLTSDENDIRIAFRTCRDLFGQARGTAGDQFGILSMGMSDDYRIAIEEGSTMLRIGTGLFGPRQL is encoded by the coding sequence ATGAATGACCTGATCGCGGCAAACCTCCATGATCTGCGCATCGGCATCGCCGAGGCGTGCAATCGCTGCGGACGTGACCCCACCGAAATCACAATCCTGGCCGTCACCAAAACTCATCCGACCGAGACCATCAGACAGGCTGTCTCGCTTGGTCTTTCGGAGATCGGGGAAAGCCGAGTTCAGGAGGCGGAGGCAAAACTGCTCGAGCTGGGGCCGATTGCCCGATACCATCTGGTGGGGCATCTCCAGACAAACAAGGTGAAAAAAGCAGTGCAGCTATTTGATGTCATTCAGTCGGTCGATTCGTTACGACTGGCCGAAGAGATCAGCCGACGGGCAGGAGAGGTTGGCCGAACACTTGACTGCTGTATCGAGATCAACAGCTCCGGCGAGACCCAGAAGTACGGCGTCAACCCCGACCATGCACTGGGACTCGTCGAGAGCCTCATTTCCTTGTCCCACATAAAACTGTGCGGTTTCATGACTGTCGGGCCGCTCACCTCCGACGAGAATGATATCCGTATCGCATTTCGGACCTGCCGCGATCTTTTCGGTCAGGCAAGAGGAACAGCAGGCGATCAATTCGGGATTCTATCTATGGGGATGAGTGACGACTACCGTATCGCCATTGAAGAGGGGTCCACGATGCTCCGGATCGGGACCGGTCTATTCGGCCCGCGTCAGCTGTAG
- a CDS encoding nitrilase-related carbon-nitrogen hydrolase — MKIGFVQFAPALADLDATIHRLESLSPQFAGAELLVLPELCNSGYNFVSERQAAETAEQIADSRFIRFLTELSARHRMRIVSGLNERDGDKLYNTAVLIGPNGVIGKYRKLHLFLNEKDFFQPGDGGLPLFDVDGCKVGLLICFDWNFPEVWRALALKGADIICHPSNLVIPGRAQRAIPVHAMVNRVYVITANRIGSEGDLTYTGRSLVAAPSGDLLLEAPPDQTWVGSVDVDVSLARDKQITPRNHLFADRRPNQYRALCDE, encoded by the coding sequence ATGAAAATCGGTTTCGTACAGTTTGCGCCAGCGCTTGCCGATCTGGACGCTACGATCCATCGCCTGGAATCGCTCAGCCCGCAGTTTGCCGGGGCAGAGCTGCTCGTGCTCCCGGAGCTCTGTAATTCGGGATACAATTTTGTCTCAGAGCGACAGGCCGCGGAGACTGCCGAACAGATCGCCGACAGCCGGTTTATCCGATTTTTGACCGAGCTGAGCGCAAGGCACCGGATGCGTATCGTGTCCGGCTTGAACGAACGCGACGGCGACAAGCTATACAACACAGCGGTGCTGATAGGACCGAATGGAGTCATTGGCAAATATCGCAAGCTGCACCTGTTCTTAAACGAAAAGGATTTCTTCCAACCGGGAGATGGCGGCCTGCCTCTGTTTGATGTAGACGGCTGCAAGGTCGGCCTGCTGATCTGCTTCGACTGGAATTTCCCCGAGGTCTGGCGTGCCCTTGCCCTGAAAGGAGCGGATATCATCTGCCATCCTTCGAATCTCGTGATTCCGGGACGGGCACAACGGGCGATACCGGTGCACGCCATGGTGAACCGCGTATATGTCATCACCGCCAACCGCATCGGTTCCGAAGGGGACCTGACATACACCGGGCGGTCACTTGTAGCCGCTCCCTCCGGCGACCTCCTGCTGGAGGCACCACCAGACCAGACGTGGGTAGGGAGTGTCGACGTCGATGTTTCTTTAGCCCGCGACAAACAGATCACACCACGGAATCACCTGTTTGCGGACCGCCGGCCAAACCAGTACCGTGCCCTGTGCGATGAATGA
- a CDS encoding thrombospondin type 3 repeat-containing protein, translated as MRRAVWTLVVVGCLAGAFWLWQSSDMGDGQGAFSTGENSRQAETGYYHMKGHGKMPRRLEARPNEWFLFQRAYPFDTVPNDKYRAAVTYTEDLLASASFKRTPFAASVWSEAGPSNIPGRITDIEALVSDPAKVYAASAAGGVFYSTNYGQNWTPVFDNAGSFSIGDIAINPSNSDTIFIGTGEANPAFDTYEGNGLWRSTNGGTVWTQVGLPSSYRIGRIIIDPTDTRRIWVAAGGKVFGGGNPERGIYRSTDGGNNWSQVLYVSDTTGGIDLAYNATGNVLFAAMWERVRIVNLPRRLGGITSGLYRSLDKGDTWTLLGAGNGLPGPSADMGRIGVTLDPGSNTVYAAYADRFGVFTGLYKSTNLGVSWTEVNDAALFSAPLYASWQGGWYFGQVRTAPNNPNDVYALGLDIWKSSDGGGSWNWYSSGVHVDQHALWINPNNSNEMYAGCDGGVNYSSNGGASWTVRDMHNTQFYAITIDRNNPQRLYGGAQDNGTMRTLTGALNDYQPIWGGDGFYVLVDPADPNIIYAESQNGNLVKSIDGAATFSGATSGIDFSVERHAWNTPVVMDPSNRNILYYGTNYLYKTTNGANLWTKISPDLTNGPHPYSAFGCVTTIAVANTDGNVVYVGTDDGNVWVTQNGGTGWTAISGTLPDRWVTRVAVDPTSAGTAYVTLSGYFEGSSTPHIYRTTNFGTSWTGISGNLPNVPVNDVIVDPANTSQLFVGTDVGVYITTNLGTTWSPLGTGLPILPIHDIAFDQRSRKLVAGTHGRSMYSTTVDCPGITDSDLDGKPDLCDNCPSVSNPDQADLDYDNIGDACDNCVDPDKDGFGNPGYPGTTCGIDNCPTVYNPGQEDSDMNGIGDACEVSQSFVEDTIATTCLQLAVNDGGRFGISRAGASMDYLFQGDCEAVYMYDGSPVIAWTSGGNYFAKYYMFSQNLFVKPLSGDPTIPSVDSGAFEFYRTGTFMSDDQTIGLQKTWWAPRQADTCTFVIQCLKLYSYDGGTHSGLSVGEVIDWDVPASSSSQNTGGSDAGRKLIYLRGTGTGCQANTNRWAGQALLGTRINGGCIDTSATPYSAYTASNVTYVYPTNGFVASEIYGLMQNAGYHPSLSSVDQHANLVTFGSLTIGPNDTVEIYTVITTVRNSASNGQLLTQVDQARKWFAVHVPQCTGGGCCTGTTGNLDGDPSDLIDISDLSAMVDYLFFGGSISSCFEENDIDGSLSVDIADLSLLVDYLFFGGTLPNCP; from the coding sequence ATGAGACGAGCTGTGTGGACGCTGGTCGTTGTTGGCTGCCTTGCGGGAGCGTTCTGGCTCTGGCAAAGTAGCGACATGGGGGATGGTCAGGGCGCATTCAGTACGGGCGAGAATTCCCGCCAGGCCGAGACCGGCTACTACCACATGAAAGGGCACGGCAAGATGCCGCGGCGTTTGGAGGCGAGACCGAACGAGTGGTTCTTGTTCCAGCGCGCCTATCCGTTTGATACGGTACCGAATGACAAGTACCGTGCGGCGGTGACTTACACCGAGGATCTACTCGCCAGCGCCTCGTTCAAGCGGACCCCATTCGCAGCCTCGGTCTGGTCGGAGGCCGGACCAAGCAACATCCCGGGCCGGATCACAGATATTGAAGCCCTTGTCTCCGATCCCGCGAAAGTTTACGCTGCGAGCGCTGCGGGTGGCGTCTTCTATTCCACCAACTACGGACAGAACTGGACGCCGGTCTTTGATAACGCCGGCAGCTTCTCGATAGGCGACATCGCCATCAATCCAAGTAACTCTGACACGATTTTCATTGGCACCGGCGAGGCTAACCCCGCTTTCGACACCTACGAAGGAAACGGCCTCTGGCGTTCGACCAACGGCGGCACTGTCTGGACCCAGGTCGGACTACCGAGCAGCTATCGCATTGGTCGGATCATTATCGATCCCACCGATACGCGCCGCATCTGGGTGGCGGCCGGCGGCAAGGTGTTCGGTGGCGGGAATCCGGAGCGCGGCATCTATCGCTCTACTGATGGCGGCAACAACTGGTCGCAGGTGTTGTACGTATCGGACACAACCGGCGGCATAGATCTGGCCTACAACGCGACCGGCAACGTGCTGTTTGCCGCCATGTGGGAGAGAGTGCGTATTGTCAACCTTCCTCGCCGGCTCGGTGGCATCACCAGTGGGCTCTATCGCTCGCTCGACAAGGGGGACACCTGGACCCTGCTTGGTGCCGGCAACGGGCTGCCGGGTCCATCGGCGGATATGGGCCGGATCGGGGTCACACTCGACCCCGGAAGCAACACCGTGTACGCAGCCTATGCGGATCGTTTCGGTGTCTTTACCGGCCTCTATAAGAGCACGAATCTGGGAGTATCGTGGACAGAGGTAAACGATGCTGCGCTGTTCAGCGCGCCTCTCTATGCCTCCTGGCAGGGAGGTTGGTATTTCGGTCAGGTCCGAACGGCTCCCAATAATCCAAACGATGTCTACGCTCTCGGGCTGGATATATGGAAGAGCTCTGATGGCGGTGGTTCATGGAACTGGTACTCCTCCGGTGTCCATGTCGACCAGCACGCTCTGTGGATCAACCCTAACAACTCTAATGAAATGTACGCGGGCTGTGATGGCGGCGTCAACTACTCCAGCAACGGTGGCGCTTCGTGGACTGTCCGCGACATGCACAATACGCAGTTTTACGCCATCACGATAGACCGCAACAATCCACAGCGTCTGTATGGCGGCGCGCAGGATAACGGCACCATGCGCACCCTCACCGGCGCTCTGAATGACTACCAGCCGATCTGGGGAGGGGATGGCTTCTACGTTCTGGTCGACCCAGCCGATCCGAATATCATATATGCCGAATCACAGAACGGCAATCTGGTAAAGTCTATCGATGGTGCCGCCACGTTTTCGGGCGCTACCTCGGGAATCGATTTCAGCGTGGAGCGTCATGCCTGGAATACCCCGGTTGTCATGGACCCGAGCAACCGTAACATTCTGTATTACGGCACCAACTATTTGTACAAAACCACCAACGGTGCCAATTTATGGACGAAGATCAGTCCGGACCTGACGAACGGCCCCCACCCATACTCCGCGTTTGGTTGCGTGACCACCATCGCAGTGGCCAACACCGACGGTAATGTCGTGTATGTGGGAACCGATGACGGCAATGTCTGGGTAACGCAGAACGGCGGCACTGGGTGGACGGCGATATCGGGCACGCTGCCCGACCGCTGGGTGACCCGCGTGGCAGTCGACCCAACCAGCGCCGGAACCGCCTATGTCACGCTGTCGGGTTACTTCGAAGGCTCCTCCACTCCACACATCTACCGGACCACGAATTTCGGAACATCCTGGACCGGTATCAGCGGCAATCTACCGAACGTGCCGGTCAACGATGTTATTGTCGACCCAGCCAACACCAGCCAGTTGTTTGTTGGCACCGATGTTGGCGTATATATCACGACCAACCTTGGCACCACCTGGTCGCCGCTCGGTACCGGCCTGCCGATCCTGCCGATTCACGACATCGCCTTTGACCAGCGCTCCCGCAAGCTGGTGGCCGGGACGCATGGGCGCTCCATGTATTCGACCACGGTGGACTGTCCGGGGATTACGGATTCCGACCTTGACGGCAAACCGGATCTCTGTGACAACTGTCCCTCGGTCTCGAATCCCGATCAGGCAGACCTTGACTACGATAACATAGGTGATGCCTGCGACAACTGTGTCGACCCGGATAAAGACGGCTTCGGCAATCCCGGCTATCCGGGGACCACGTGCGGCATCGACAACTGCCCCACGGTCTACAATCCCGGCCAGGAAGATTCGGATATGAACGGCATCGGTGACGCCTGCGAGGTGAGCCAGAGTTTTGTCGAGGATACGATCGCCACCACCTGTCTGCAACTGGCGGTCAACGACGGCGGGCGGTTTGGTATCTCCCGCGCCGGCGCTTCCATGGACTATCTATTCCAGGGAGACTGCGAGGCGGTGTACATGTACGACGGTTCCCCGGTGATCGCCTGGACCTCAGGCGGCAACTACTTCGCGAAATACTACATGTTCAGTCAGAATCTGTTTGTCAAACCGCTCAGCGGCGACCCCACCATTCCATCGGTCGATTCCGGCGCTTTTGAGTTCTATCGGACCGGTACATTTATGTCCGATGATCAGACTATTGGTCTGCAGAAGACTTGGTGGGCGCCTCGTCAGGCCGACACGTGTACGTTTGTCATCCAGTGTCTCAAGCTCTATTCGTATGATGGCGGCACGCACAGCGGTCTGTCGGTGGGCGAAGTGATCGACTGGGATGTTCCGGCGTCATCGAGCTCGCAGAATACCGGGGGTTCCGACGCCGGTCGGAAGCTTATCTATCTCCGCGGTACCGGCACCGGCTGCCAAGCCAACACCAATCGCTGGGCCGGCCAGGCGCTGCTTGGCACACGCATTAACGGCGGTTGTATAGACACCAGTGCCACACCATACAGTGCATACACCGCCAGCAACGTAACCTATGTCTATCCGACCAACGGATTCGTGGCTTCGGAGATATACGGTCTCATGCAGAATGCAGGTTACCACCCCAGTCTGTCCTCGGTGGACCAGCACGCCAACCTGGTCACGTTCGGTTCGTTGACAATCGGTCCGAATGACACGGTTGAGATATACACGGTCATCACGACCGTCCGCAACAGTGCCAGTAACGGTCAGCTTCTGACGCAGGTTGACCAGGCCCGCAAGTGGTTTGCAGTCCATGTGCCGCAATGTACCGGCGGCGGATGCTGCACTGGGACAACCGGCAATCTCGACGGGGATCCAAGTGACCTGATCGACATATCCGACCTATCAGCCATGGTGGATTATCTCTTCTTTGGCGGTTCAATCTCCAGTTGTTTTGAGGAGAATGATATCGATGGGTCACTAAGCGTGGATATCGCCGACCTGTCATTGCTGGTGGATTATTTGTTCTTCGGTGGGACTCTGCCGAACTGCCCGTGA
- a CDS encoding protein kinase, whose product MDQNHNTDDQTDSFAMWCAGATVAHYKIIQRIGAGGMGELFLAQDTRLDRLVALKTLAPKLAADNKARNRLLTEARAAARLSHPNICAIYAIEETSDAHFIAMEYVQGKTLREMADCAPVELAALIDVAMQCCLGLSVAHAGGVIHRDIKPSNIMIDRRGCVKLMDFGLATSISPESEDTTVRGTVPYMSPEQVTGKAVDTRSDIFSLGVVLYELTTGQRPFSGDFGASVAYAIVYEEPLPLVALRPEIPGVWRSIVQRAMQKDVERRYQSAEDMLTDLRSIQTVSSRVHTPPCEPVSVAVYPFRNMSDDPHIDYVADGLCDDIITLLTKIRRLNLPSRTAVFRLRERQRDAVQTARELMATNVLEGSIRQHGEIMRIHVRMVRAQDSFVVWSETYDRAMTDLLQLQADIAHRVVAALDFELTGDQERLITRKTRVNPDAYDRYLRGKHCLRKRTSTSVLEAIDLLEKATKLDPTFAAAHAELAVAYGLYHTYGFGQGAELPQQAFAAATRAVELDPASSEAHMSMVFALRNVSIKRTEAELRTAIALDPNNSEAHHYLAHALVLRGYYRAAESAEQIAIRLDPLNEISRAHLARICFFHGDLAKAMEQADNLLEYATGSHLAHFTKGWLYWSTRRWSDAVNCFELALSAGADDHYLADYLSDCYRRLKSYDKAIACLERGLQKNPAQHLLEARLGQVLAELGEKERAASHFDQARLLLQRESQAGLQPASALFQYDRAWLYALQNNAEESIHQLHLAVENDLGHYADLRTRPDWDSLRLHGQFTRLVDDLESRKRNEDRSVS is encoded by the coding sequence ATGGACCAGAATCACAATACCGACGATCAAACCGATTCATTCGCCATGTGGTGTGCGGGTGCGACAGTCGCCCACTACAAAATCATCCAGCGCATCGGCGCCGGAGGTATGGGGGAACTGTTTTTGGCCCAGGACACCCGCCTCGACCGACTGGTGGCGCTCAAAACACTCGCCCCGAAACTGGCAGCCGATAACAAAGCACGCAACCGTCTTCTGACCGAGGCGCGCGCGGCCGCCCGGTTGTCACACCCGAACATCTGCGCCATCTACGCTATCGAAGAGACCTCCGATGCCCACTTTATCGCCATGGAATATGTGCAGGGGAAAACGCTCCGTGAAATGGCTGATTGCGCCCCCGTGGAACTGGCCGCGCTTATCGACGTGGCCATGCAATGCTGTCTCGGTTTGAGCGTGGCCCATGCCGGGGGTGTGATCCACCGCGATATCAAACCCTCCAACATCATGATCGACCGTCGCGGCTGTGTCAAACTCATGGATTTTGGACTGGCGACTTCCATTTCTCCGGAGTCAGAGGACACGACGGTACGCGGGACTGTCCCCTACATGTCGCCGGAGCAGGTGACCGGCAAGGCCGTTGACACCCGCAGCGACATTTTCTCCCTGGGGGTGGTGTTGTACGAGCTGACCACCGGACAACGTCCTTTCAGCGGCGATTTTGGCGCGTCGGTCGCCTATGCCATCGTGTATGAGGAGCCTCTACCCTTGGTCGCGCTTCGGCCGGAGATTCCCGGCGTCTGGCGGAGTATCGTCCAACGCGCCATGCAAAAGGATGTCGAGCGACGATATCAAAGCGCCGAAGATATGCTGACCGACCTCAGATCGATACAAACCGTCTCAAGTCGCGTACACACGCCGCCGTGTGAACCGGTCTCGGTCGCGGTCTATCCGTTTCGCAACATGAGCGATGACCCGCATATCGATTATGTCGCCGACGGCCTTTGCGATGACATCATCACGCTTCTCACCAAAATTCGCAGGTTGAATCTCCCTTCGCGCACGGCCGTCTTCCGACTGCGGGAGCGACAGCGCGACGCTGTCCAGACGGCTCGCGAACTGATGGCGACCAATGTCCTGGAAGGGAGCATTCGGCAACACGGCGAAATCATGCGCATTCACGTGCGGATGGTTCGCGCGCAGGACAGCTTCGTTGTCTGGTCGGAGACGTATGACCGCGCCATGACTGACCTGCTGCAACTGCAGGCGGATATCGCGCATCGGGTGGTGGCGGCGCTTGACTTTGAATTGACCGGCGACCAGGAGCGCCTCATCACGCGCAAGACCAGAGTGAATCCGGATGCGTACGACCGGTATCTGCGCGGCAAACATTGCCTGCGTAAGAGAACCTCAACCTCCGTGCTGGAGGCGATTGACCTTCTTGAGAAAGCCACCAAGCTTGACCCTACTTTCGCAGCCGCGCACGCCGAACTGGCGGTGGCGTATGGTCTGTACCATACCTACGGCTTTGGTCAGGGTGCTGAACTGCCTCAACAGGCTTTCGCAGCCGCTACCCGGGCTGTGGAGCTTGATCCGGCGTCGTCGGAAGCACACATGTCGATGGTGTTTGCTCTCCGAAATGTGAGTATCAAAAGAACGGAGGCCGAATTGCGCACGGCCATCGCCCTTGATCCCAACAACTCCGAGGCGCATCACTACCTGGCGCACGCGCTCGTTCTGAGAGGTTACTATCGAGCCGCGGAATCCGCCGAACAAATAGCGATCCGGCTGGACCCATTGAACGAAATTTCACGCGCTCATTTGGCGCGCATTTGTTTTTTCCATGGCGACCTGGCAAAAGCGATGGAACAAGCTGACAATCTGCTCGAGTACGCGACTGGCTCGCACCTGGCCCATTTTACGAAAGGCTGGTTGTACTGGAGCACCCGCAGATGGTCCGATGCGGTTAACTGTTTCGAGCTTGCATTGAGCGCTGGTGCAGATGACCACTATTTGGCAGACTACTTGAGTGACTGTTATCGCCGTCTTAAGTCATACGATAAAGCAATCGCTTGTTTAGAACGTGGACTGCAGAAGAACCCAGCGCAACACCTGCTTGAGGCCCGCCTCGGTCAGGTGTTAGCTGAGTTGGGTGAAAAGGAACGCGCTGCGAGCCACTTCGACCAAGCGCGTCTACTGCTTCAGAGAGAGAGCCAGGCAGGACTACAGCCAGCGTCAGCTCTCTTCCAGTACGACCGAGCGTGGCTCTACGCCCTTCAGAACAATGCAGAAGAGTCAATTCACCAGTTGCACCTTGCTGTCGAAAACGACCTCGGCCATTACGCCGATCTACGGACCCGACCGGACTGGGATTCTCTGCGATTACACGGCCAATTCACCAGACTGGTCGACGATCTGGAATCACGGAAACGGAACGAAGATCGATCTGTGTCCTGA